GGCTTCAGGCAACTGCTCGTTGATTAAGCGTTGGTAGGCTTTGGAGGCGATGGTTGTTTCGGTGGCTAAAACCGCCACCTGCTGGTTTTTCGTGGCAGCAATGACCGCACTGGCGCCGGGCTGCACCACACCAAGCACCGGAATGTCCGGCAACATGACTTGCAGATGAGGCAAGGCCGCGGTGGTTGCGGTGTTGCAGGCAATCACCAGGGCCTTAATGCGGCGTTCAACCAGCACCTTGGCCATCTGTGACGCATACTGCTGCACCGTATCAGGACTTTTCGTCCCATACGGAAGTCTTGCCGTATCCCCGAGATATATGAACGATTCTTGTGGCAGCGTGCTTTTTAAGGCACGCAAAACCGTGAGACCGCCCATCCCTGAATCAAACACCCCGATTGGTAGGTTATTATTCTTCATAGTGTCCTGTGTTTAGGTTTACCCGAGCGTAGGACCTCGGTTGGTATTCAAATCGCGCTCAAGATTATCCA
This Legionella sp. MW5194 DNA region includes the following protein-coding sequences:
- the murI gene encoding glutamate racemase; translated protein: MKNNNLPIGVFDSGMGGLTVLRALKSTLPQESFIYLGDTARLPYGTKSPDTVQQYASQMAKVLVERRIKALVIACNTATTAALPHLQVMLPDIPVLGVVQPGASAVIAATKNQQVAVLATETTIASKAYQRLINEQLPEAVITARACSVLVALAEEGMVDNAVAKEALRHYLADFNAEDTLLLGCTHFPVFKPLLCRLLPETVTIVDSAEATAKRLKQLLSEAGLQTQGNGRHIRYLVTDSVARFQQVGEIFLGEALKTESIELVDACP